The DNA sequence CAATGTATTTGATTGCGCGTCCCAGCTTATCACTTGATCAAAACGCATTGGGGTCTGAGTGGAAAAGCCTTGAATATTCTCATTTCAAGGGGACACAGAATACAAGAAATCTGACTCATTTGGGATTCATCTTGGTCAAATTCAAGTCCAGCGTTGTGAAATAAGCAGCCATGATTAAATCTACTTAATAGCACATCTCTTCATTGTATGATTCTAAAAGATGGCTTTTCAATAAGGTCTATCGGAGGACTTTTAACCTtaatctctcccgagcccatagtgatgagacaagatagtagctactaacaattggataccacgaaattgggaagGGGCAAAACCCCCCCAATTAGGTTATTATTATGGAGCAACTTCATCGACATCCAGCTCTCGTAACCACGaacgtcaccattggcctcaaggTGAAATTGTagttccttcctctccagcaactaagGCAGGGCGACTATTTTTGCAGTGACTTGGCATTGAACCAGTAACTTAATCATGCAGCATATATATTCAATGTCCGCTTTTTATTTTCAGCCACCTAACAGGTGCCccttgcaaggcattggaaaatctccctggtctttaaTTTGCTTGAAATTCACCACTTTAACTTCCAAAACGTGTGGGATACAGCAATAAGGTAGTCCTAAACACCTTGCTGCACTCAAGTCCATGCATACCTGATGCAAAATACTTTTATTTGCAAAGACATCTAGCGATACCATTTTAAATATTCAGACTAACAAATTATCAGCACACATTTGCAGAAGAGCCGGCAACTAAGCCAGAGGAATCCAAATCTTAACCTATGAGGttcattaattgcacccaccttgTCTCCAAGGTCTAAAGCAATCTGATTTTTTTTAGGGAAGACTGGGGGTTAAGAGCAGTGCTGGTTAAATCCAGATTAGAAGGAGGGGACTAAACCCTTGAAGTCCTCATTACCTGAAGTAATAATAAACCATGGTGTCAAAATGCCCAAAATAGATCTTATTGCTGTCACATGATCTAGCCAGCCATCAGCATCTTACACCTTGATTCATATTATAGTCACATTACAGCACATCAGTTTAAGGAGACAGTAATGGTGTTAAACCCTTTATTTAATCCACTGTACAAAAGTGTTTAGGAGGATGCCGGGACAGCTGCGGCCGTCCTCTGCACAGACACCCTGGTGTGGGTCTTGGCCAGGTGATCAGTGAACTCCTGCAGGACACAAAATAGACACTTTCACACATCCAAGTTCCTTAGTGTCAATAACATACTTAACCAAGTTTTGATTTGTGAAAAAGAACCAGGTCTGTTGGTGTTTAATATATCACATACCACAGCAACACAGATCTAGTCTGCCCATTTGTATATTAGATCTATCATGTCTCACTACAGTTGTGTTGCAGTTAATCGAATTGAAAGGATTCGGTGCGCACCCCTCAAAGACAACAACAATAATTACTGTATGCCTCCTTCAGTAACCCATTCACTTTTGAGACGATGAACGGGCAATACAAAGGCAACATTAACTCTGTTCCCATCCTTACAATGAAACACGGAAAAGGCCTTTATAAACTCGATATCATGAATGCGGAGGGCATCAAGGCTTTAGAACTGACCTGGTAAGGAGACTTGGTGAAAACGGTTTCCTTCCACAGATCAGGGGTCAGGTAGCTGTAGGTCTTGGAGATGGCATCAAAGGTAGCCTTGGCTGTAAAGACAACTTAGTATCAATTCACTTTTATGTACCCAACTATGCTACTGTAGTGACTGGGGCTGGATGTTGAGCACAGAATGGGGGAACAGAAGAGACTATTAGGAAGTCTTTCTGCCGTGCATTACCATACTCGTTAGTTTACCTCCTGATTAACGACAACTATACCACTTATGGGTGAAGCTGAGCAGAGCTAGGAGGGGGATGCGGCTGCACTGATAATACCCATTAAAACACCATTGAAAATGTGTCAAACACAGTGTAGGTTTCTTACCGAAGTTGCCTAGAGTGGCAGTGCAGCCCCTGGCCGAGGTGTAGCAATCGTCGATACCAGCCATTGTGAGCAGCTTCTTGGGCACAGGGGCAGACACGATGCCAGTACCACGGGGCGCAGGGATCAGACGCACCAGGACGGAGCCACAACGACCAGTCACCTTGCATGGCACGGTGTGGGGCTTGCCGATTTTGTTCCCCCAGTATCCCCTCCTCACAGGCACGATGGACAGCTTTGCCAGGATGATGGCTCCTCGAATGGCAGTGGCCACCTCCTTGGAGCACTTCACCCCCAGGCCCACATGGCCGTTGTAGTCACCAATGGCAACAAAGGCCTTGAACCTGGTGCGCTGGCCAGCCCTGGTCTGCTTCTGGACAGGCATAATCTTCAGCACCTCATCTTTCAacgaggaccccaggaagaagtCAATGATCTCAGACTCCTATAACATGATAAAACACTTTCAGAAGAGGCAGGATGGAAACAAAGCTATTATAAAACACCATATGAGTGAACTGCTCATAGTGcttttagtttaataacatgtaCAGCTATGGAAACCATGATGTTGTCATTTACCTTTATGGGCAGGGAGTAGAGATAGATCTCCTCCAGAGACTTGATCTTCATGTCCTTAACAAGGCGGCCCAGCTTGGTCACTGGCACCCACTGAAAGAGAAACATTCatatatatttaaacatttagTAGACAGTAAACAAAGCGACACATGTGGCACATGAGAAGTGTTTTTTCTCACAcaagtgggaatcaaacccaacCCTGCAAACGCTATGCTCTCAACTACTGAGCCACAGGACCACCAACTATTAGTTGTCTGAGATATACCTATAACCTTGCCATGGAAGAGGCACAGCAGGGCCTCAAACCATCTCAGTTCTCTCTAGCAGACACTACAGGAAAGAACTAAGCCACTCCAGGCCAAGCCTTGCTGACAAAGGTCTGCAGAATCAACTTATGTAGGGTTTCAAAGTTGGACTAAGCGTCACTTGAATTATTAATTCATATAAAGCCCAACATATTGCACATGCAACGTCACTCAGGCCAGTTTAGTCTCCATTCGTAATCGCCTTCATTGTGACCAGAAAGAAAACAAGGGCTCAAGGATGTCAACTCACTTCCTTGTCCTCGGACTTGCCGCCCCTGGCACCGCGTCCACGACCGCGACCACGGCCTCTACCGCGTCCACGACCACGACCCCGGTCGCCACTGCCAAAACCTCCACGGAAACCTCCACGTTCTCCACCGGCGTTGTCCGCCATTTGCTGTTGAGTAAGGATTAAACGTCAGAATAAGTAACGATGAGCTACCTAAATTCACGTCACCAAGGCCCAATCAACATCATGGCTCGTGGAATTGCTTAGCGCACTGGCTAGCGAATGAAATATTATAGGATAAACATGCACGTAATGAACGGCGTCGCATCGTTAGGGTTTCTGAACGGTACATTTACATATTGTACAGTAAACATAACGAGTACCACATCGATGTTTTGTATTGTAGCCATGTGCGCTAACTAGGAACTGGTGTTACCGTCAGTCATTCACAACTATCAATAATTGCCTAAACATTTTTCAATTTGGTTCTAAATCAACTGTTAACAGTACAATTAAGGATTTCTACCATCAAACAGTGACGTCTGTAATGAGATCACAGAGATGCTTGTGGATTTCATTGAATAAAGAATTGTTCGACATGTTACTTACGTGTTCTGTATAACAGGAAGAAGGCCCCACTCTGGTTCCGTTTGTATTTATATGAAGGCAAACCTCGCGATATTTTCTACACCCTGTAATCTGTATGATAAAACTTCTGGATTCTATTAAATATTTTGAAATGTACTGACTTCTATGCATACAAAAATCGGAGTTGTATTAGGTCTTATTATGGAATTGCATGTTGCTGTGATTGGTGAGCTTTGTTCCATATGGAATATATAAATACTTACAGTGGTTCATTATAGGCAGAAAGGGCCAACATTGGACCTCCTGGAAGTAACATTTCATGCAAACAGAtgaaacatttgtttttattgtCACATGTAGAATGTGCATATACATAATGATATAACACAAATCACAGGTTAAAGGTTGCTGACTTTATTTGTAAAATATATCATCCTTTACAAATCAAAATGTTAAAGGACGCAGTACAAAATTGTTCTAACtttatacattttcaaatgaAATATGAAGTTTCAATATCAACACACCCTCAAAGAAATATGACTAAATGTGCTATTTGAAGCAGTCCATCCCTGAAAATTCAATTTCCACAGGTCTTTCATACTTGGTGCtaggaataaaataaaatctgcATAGTCCTAAACAGTTCAAGTGTCAGAGATAATTGTGTGTGGGAGTCATTTTTACAAATACATTGCATCAGGACTCAGGAGCTGCTGGTACTGCTACTGAAACTCCCACTGGTTTCACCCAggtcctcctcttccacctcctccagtTCGTCCATGACCTCCAGGCTCTCACAGATCAGGCCGATCTGCCTCTTCATGTCGGCCATGGTGCTCTgcatcctcctcatcttcctttGGAGGGCTGCTGCGATGGCCCGGTGGTTCTTCTGCCTGGCCTCGTACTCATGCCTCAGCTGCCTGTAGCAGTTGTGCTTAGCCTGGGTGCGGTGGGACAGCACGGTGCCACAGCCCATGTGGCAGGGTTGGCTCCAGTGCTCACAGTGCCTGGCGTGGGCATCCAGGTCCCTGCGGAGGAGCTGGGCACGGCAGCCCTGGTAGGGGCAGGGAATGAGCTCGAACAGGCAGCTCATGCTGTGGCAGTACTGCTCTGACAGGGCTAAGGTATGCGGGCAGCCACGGATCTTGTTTTTACACTGGGGAAAaagatgggggagagaagggcAGAGGTCAAAGGGTAaggagtacagtgcattcggaaagtattcagaccccttgtcattttccatattttgttacattacagccttattccaaattgattaaattgtcccccccccccccatcaagctacacacaataccccataatgacaaaaattttgcacatttataataaaaataaattaatatcacatctacataagtattcagaccctttacttagttgaagcacttttggtagcaattacagcatcaagtcttcttgggtaggacactacaagcttggcacacctgtatttggggagtttctcccattcttctctgcagatcctttcaagctctgtcaggttggatggggagcatcgctacacagctattttcaggtctctccagagatctttgatcgggttcaagtccgggctctagctgggccactcaaggacattcagagacttgtcccaaagccacttctatgttttcttggctgtgtgcttagggtcgttatcctgttggaggGTGAACCTGCTCCccactctgaggtcctgagcgctctggagtaggttttcatcaggTATCTCTGCGCTTTGCTCCGGTCATctttcctgactagtctcctagtccctgccgctgaaaaacatacccacagcatgatgctgccaccaccatgcttcaccatagggatggtgccaggttacctccagatgtgaagcttggcattcaggccaaagagttccatcttcgtgggatcttgtttctcattacCTTCAGGTGCCTTtgagcaaactccaagcgggctatcatgtgcccttttctgaggagtggcttctgtctggccactaccataaaggtatgattggtggggtgctgcagagatggttgtccttctggaaggtttgcccatctccacagaggaactctagagctctgtcagagtgaccatcgggttcttggtcacctccctgaacaaggcccttctcccctgattgctcagtttggctgggcgggcagctctagaaagagtctagggggttccaaacttcttccatttaagaatgatctaggccactgtgttcttggggaccttcaatgctgcagacattttttgatacccttccccagatctgtgcctcgacacaatcctgtcttggatctctacggacaattccttcaacctcatggcttggattttgctctgatgtgcactgtcaactgtgggaacttatatagacaggtgtgtgcctttccaaatcatgtccaatcaattgaatttaccacaggtggaatccaatcacattgtagaaacatctcaagatgatcaatggaaacaggatgctcctgatcTCAATTTGGTCAAAGAGTAGTCTGGTGACTTTTCAGTAACTTTTTATTTAACAATGCGTTTGTTACATACTTAATGCCAGCTTTTAACAATAGTATCTGATGATCCATTAACACTTACTTACCAAGATAGCATGTGCTAATCTTGTGTGCCAGACTGTCGGAGTATATGCAATATTCAGAGGCACACGCATCTGGCTCTATGAGATTAAGCATGAACACACCCATGGGGCAAGTAAGCAGAAGTTTGCTGCAAGAGATTAGGTTGCTCCAAGTGTGTGTTTTTTCTCTAACAAAACATTTACTTACCTTGATCTTTAGGCGACCGATCACCTTGCTTAGCTTGAACATCACAAATATCAAGCTCTGGTTGACAGGCTTTCTGCAGCAGGGGCAGGTCTGCTGTCTGCACCTCAAGAACAACAATGAATCATCTTCACTCACAAATTGTCATCATCGGTTTAAATTTAGGCTACAGTAGAATAAtaacctacagtggggcaaaaaagtttagtcagccaccaattgtgcaagttctccactaaaaagatgagagaggcctgtaattttcatcataggtacacttcaactatgacagacaaaatgaggaaaaataatccagaaaatcacattgtaggatttttaatgaatttatttgcaaattatggtggaaaataagtatttggtcaataacaaaagtttatctcaatactttgttatataccctttgttggcaatgacagaggtcaaacgttttctgtaagttagttaaggttttcacacactgttgctcgtattttggcccattcctccatgcagatctcccctagagcagtgatgttttggggctgttgctgggcaacacggactttcaactccctccaaagattttctatggggttgagatctggagactggctaggccactccaggaccttgaaatgcttcttacgaagccactccttcgttgcccgggcggtgtgtttgggatcattgtcatgctgaaagacccagccacgtttcatcttcaatgcccttgctgatggaaggaggttttcactcaaaatctcacgataaatggccccattcattctttcctttacacgaatcagtcgtcctggtccctttgtttccatccccatgcttcacatgcaactcagcattctttgtcctctaaacacgacgagttgagtttttaccaaaaagtaatattttggtttcatctgaccatatgacattctcccaatcttcttctggatcatccaaatgctctctagcaaacttcagacgggcctggacatgtactggcttaagcagggggacacgtctggcactgcaggatttgagtccctggcagcgtagtgtgttactgatggtaggctttgttactttggtcccagctctttgcaggtcattcactaggtccccccgtgtggttctgggatttttgctcacccttcttgtgatcattttgaccccacggggtgagatcttgcgtggagccccagatcgagggagattatcagtggtcttgtatgtcttccatttcctaataattgctcccacagttgatttcttcaaaccaagctgcttacctattgcagattcagtcttcccagcctggtgcaggtctacaattttgtttctggtgtccttggacagctctttggtcttggccatagtggagtttggagtgtgactgtttgaggttgtggacaggtgtcttttatactgataacaagttcaaacaggtgccattaatacatgtaatgagtggaggacaaaggagcctcttaaagaagaagttacaggtctgtgtgagccagaaatcttgcttgtttgtaggtgaccaaatacctattttccaccataatttgcaaataaattcattaaaaatcctacaaagtgattttctggatttttttttctcattgtgtctgtcatagttagtgtacctatgatgtacctatgatgaaaattacaggcctcatctttttaagtgggagaacttgcacaattggtggctgacaaaatatttttttgccccaatgtatttCTTACTATAGTAACAAATATACTAATAACTATTACTATAGGCCTATACTACGACAATGTGAATTTGAGACATTTTGGGACAGTGGGACTTTCAATGGAGAAACTGTCTGGGAAACTGTCTCTTCATCCAACCATGATCTGTGGATGCAATAATGTTTGCTTGTGATGAGGCACAGGCAGTACCTCTTCAGCCACTGTAAAATGCATTTCTTGCAGAAGATGTGGTGGCATGCAGCTCTTACTGGGCACCTGAGGACCCCCTGGCAAATGGTGCAGATCAGGTCATAGTCTGGGGTCTCTACGAACAGCTCCACATC is a window from the Oncorhynchus kisutch isolate 150728-3 unplaced genomic scaffold, Okis_V2 Okis06b-Okis10b_hom, whole genome shotgun sequence genome containing:
- the LOC116359979 gene encoding RING finger protein 151-like isoform X5 encodes the protein MADPDMSSQSGGHDVELFVETPDYDLICTICQGVLRCPVRAACHHIFCKKCILQWLKRCRQQTCPCCRKPVNQSLIFVMFKLSKVIGRLKIKSQMRVPLNIAYTPTVWHTRLAHAILCKNKIRGCPHTLALSEQYCHSMSCLFELIPCPYQGCRAQLLRRDLDAHARHCEHWSQPCHMGCGTVLSHRTQAKHNCYRQLRHEYEARQKNHRAIAAALQRKMRRMQSTMADMKRQIGLICESLEVMDELEEVEEEDLGETSGSFSSSTSSS
- the LOC116359979 gene encoding RING finger protein 151-like isoform X7 yields the protein MADPDMSSQSGGHDVELFVETPDYDLICTICQGVLRCPVRAACHHIFCKKCILQWLKRQQTCPCCRKPVNQSLIFVMFKLSKVIGRLKIKCKNKIRGCPHTLALSEQYCHSMSCLFELIPCPYQGCRAQLLRRDLDAHARHCEHWSQPCHMGCGTVLSHRTQAKHNCYRQLRHEYEARQKNHRAIAAALQRKMRRMQSTMADMKRQIGLICESLEVMDELEEVEEEDLGETSGSFSSSTSSS
- the LOC116359979 gene encoding RING finger protein 151-like isoform X3; this encodes MTASVEQNARQGDWLECTAERFGLICSKKFPEEKTRYMADPDMSSQSGGHDVELFVETPDYDLICTICQGVLRCPVRAACHHIFCKKCILQWLKRCRQQTCPCCRKPVNQSLIFVMFKLSKVIGRLKIKCKNKIRGCPHTLALSEQYCHSMSCLFELIPCPYQGCRAQLLRRDLDAHARHCEHWSQPCHMGCGTVLSHRTQAKHNCYRQLRHEYEARQKNHRAIAAALQRKMRRMQSTMADMKRQIGLICESLEVMDELEEVEEEDLGETSGSFSSSTSSS
- the LOC116359979 gene encoding RING finger protein 151-like isoform X1; translation: MTASVEQNARQGDWLECTAERFGLICSKKFPEEKTRYMADPDMSSQSGGHDVELFVETPDYDLICTICQGVLRCPVRAACHHIFCKKCILQWLKRCRQQTCPCCRKPVNQSLIFVMFKLSKVIGRLKIKSQMRVPLNIAYTPTVWHTRLAHAILCKNKIRGCPHTLALSEQYCHSMSCLFELIPCPYQGCRAQLLRRDLDAHARHCEHWSQPCHMGCGTVLSHRTQAKHNCYRQLRHEYEARQKNHRAIAAALQRKMRRMQSTMADMKRQIGLICESLEVMDELEEVEEEDLGETSGSFSSSTSSS
- the LOC116359980 gene encoding 40S ribosomal protein S2; protein product: MADNAGGERGGFRGGFGSGDRGRGRGRGRGRGRGRGRGARGGKSEDKEWVPVTKLGRLVKDMKIKSLEEIYLYSLPIKESEIIDFFLGSSLKDEVLKIMPVQKQTRAGQRTRFKAFVAIGDYNGHVGLGVKCSKEVATAIRGAIILAKLSIVPVRRGYWGNKIGKPHTVPCKVTGRCGSVLVRLIPAPRGTGIVSAPVPKKLLTMAGIDDCYTSARGCTATLGNFAKATFDAISKTYSYLTPDLWKETVFTKSPYQEFTDHLAKTHTRVSVQRTAAAVPASS
- the LOC116359979 gene encoding RING finger protein 151-like isoform X6 translates to MADPDMSSQSGGHDVELFVETPDYDLICTICQGVLRCPVRAACHHIFCKKCILQWLKRCRQQTCPCCRKPVNQSLIFVMFKLSKVIGRLKIKCKNKIRGCPHTLALSEQYCHSMSCLFELIPCPYQGCRAQLLRRDLDAHARHCEHWSQPCHMGCGTVLSHRTQAKHNCYRQLRHEYEARQKNHRAIAAALQRKMRRMQSTMADMKRQIGLICESLEVMDELEEVEEEDLGETSGSFSSSTSSS
- the LOC116359979 gene encoding RING finger protein 151-like isoform X2, coding for MTASVEQNARQGDWLECTAERFGLICSKKFPEEKTRYMADPDMSSQSGGHDVELFVETPDYDLICTICQGVLRCPVRAACHHIFCKKCILQWLKRQQTCPCCRKPVNQSLIFVMFKLSKVIGRLKIKSQMRVPLNIAYTPTVWHTRLAHAILCKNKIRGCPHTLALSEQYCHSMSCLFELIPCPYQGCRAQLLRRDLDAHARHCEHWSQPCHMGCGTVLSHRTQAKHNCYRQLRHEYEARQKNHRAIAAALQRKMRRMQSTMADMKRQIGLICESLEVMDELEEVEEEDLGETSGSFSSSTSSS
- the LOC116359979 gene encoding RING finger protein 151-like isoform X4 yields the protein MTASVEQNARQGDWLECTAERFGLICSKKFPEEKTRYMADPDMSSQSGGHDVELFVETPDYDLICTICQGVLRCPVRAACHHIFCKKCILQWLKRQQTCPCCRKPVNQSLIFVMFKLSKVIGRLKIKCKNKIRGCPHTLALSEQYCHSMSCLFELIPCPYQGCRAQLLRRDLDAHARHCEHWSQPCHMGCGTVLSHRTQAKHNCYRQLRHEYEARQKNHRAIAAALQRKMRRMQSTMADMKRQIGLICESLEVMDELEEVEEEDLGETSGSFSSSTSSS